From Dreissena polymorpha isolate Duluth1 unplaced genomic scaffold, UMN_Dpol_1.0 chrUn003, whole genome shotgun sequence, the proteins below share one genomic window:
- the LOC127863255 gene encoding BPTI/Kunitz domain-containing protein-like: MTRTHGIGLLKCAFSCNLFTSPLVSNDAMYVTVAAFLLCVCIAPNVMANVKVCSLQQDSGPCFAYIPRWYHVYGVCQEFVYGGCGGNRNNFQTRAECERKCIVCNMPADSGSCFAAFEMWYYDNGVCKKFTYGGCAGNDNRFESITACRRACTIERNYS; the protein is encoded by the exons ATGACACGAACACATGGAATAGGGCTATTAAAGTGCGCGTTCAGCTGTAACTTATTTACTTCACCACTAGTTTCAAACG ACGCCATGTATGTTACGGTAGCGGCGTTTCTTCTTTGCGTTTGCATTGCGCCCAATGTGATGGCAAATGTTAAAG TTTGCAGTCTACAACAGGACAGCGGACCCTGCTTTGCCTACATCCCGAGATGGTACCACGTTTACGGCGTGTGCCAGGAGTTCGTCTACGGCGGTTGCGGAGGGAACCGGAACAACTTCCAGACGAGGGCTGAATGCGAGCGGAAGTGCATAGTTTGCAACATGCCGGCAGACAGCGGGTCCTGTTTTGCTGCGTTTGAAATGTGGTACTATGATAACGGGGTCTGTAAGAAGTTTACATACGGCGGGTGTGCTGGCAACGATAACAGATTCGAGTCGATAACTGCTTGCCGGCGCGCATGCACGATCGAACGAAATTATTCGTAG